The sequence GGCTGATGGCCGCGGCCCTGTGCGGCATCGCCGTGGGCATCGTGCTGGAACGGCGTTATCGACTCGATCTGCTGGGGGAGGGTGTGTGATGGAAACCTGGAGCCTGATCCTCGGCATGGCGGCCATCACCTTCGCCATCCGCTACAGCCTGTTCGCCTGGCCCAACCTGAGCTTCCCGCCGGTGGTGCGCCAGGGCCTGCACTACGTGCCCACCGCGGTGCTCACCGCCATCGTGGTGCCGGGCATGCTGATGCCCGACGGCCAGCACCTGAACCTGGCCCTGGACAACGCCTACCTGCTGGGCGGACTGGGCGCCATCCTGATCGCCGCGCTGACCCGCCACCTGCTGGCGACCATCCTCGGTGGGCTGGTGCTGTTCTTCCTGCTGCGCTGGGTGATGGGGCAGTTGCCGATCTGAGGAGAATCGGGCGGCACGATTGCTTTTCGTAGGATGGGTTGAGCTTGCGATACCCATGCTGTTCGTTGGAGCTGATGGGTTTCGCTGCGCTCAACCACATCCTACGGTCCTTTGTGGGGGGAGGCTTCGCTCGGGCTTCGCGAATGAATTCGCTCCTGTGGGTGTGGCTTTTGGCCTGCGTGGTGCTGTCCAATCAGCGATGTGCGGTTCCAAGCCAACCACCAGGTACCAAGGAAGATGAGCCAACACTCGCAATTCGCCCTGTTGGGCACCCGGCGATTCCTGCCGTTCTTCGTGACCCAGCTGCTCGGCGCCTTCAACGACAACATCTTCAAGCAGTCGCTGATCCTCG is a genomic window of Pseudomonas resinovorans NBRC 106553 containing:
- a CDS encoding AzlD domain-containing protein produces the protein METWSLILGMAAITFAIRYSLFAWPNLSFPPVVRQGLHYVPTAVLTAIVVPGMLMPDGQHLNLALDNAYLLGGLGAILIAALTRHLLATILGGLVLFFLLRWVMGQLPI